From one Gracilimonas sp. genomic stretch:
- the ftsA gene encoding cell division protein FtsA — translation MEEHENIMVGLDIGTTKICAIVASIDEQERIHILGVGKAQSDGLNRGVVVNIDKTVNAIKDAIAQAELASGIQVNSVNVGIAGDHIRSMRSKGVITINNKDNEITAKDVERLLEDCQRIMLPTDQQILHVIPQEFVVDGQDGISDPVGMSGMRMEAEVHIITGLVSAAKNIYRCVERAGYQVADIILEPLASSYSVLDEEEKEAGVVLVDIGGGTTDVAIFQDNTIRHTAVIAIAGQKVTDDIRLGLSVLDDQAETLKRKHGESYADLIEEDEVITVPGIAGRPPKEITKSILAKIVQARMEEILEIVGIEIKRSGYADSMSAGVVITGGGSLVKNVCPLANEILGLDAKVGIPLGITGGLKEEVNSPIYATGVGLVMHALRSGTANNQTMMPSSSKGTNVEQVMQKITERMKSWFKEL, via the coding sequence ATGGAAGAACATGAAAACATCATGGTAGGTCTCGATATCGGGACTACTAAAATTTGCGCAATCGTAGCTTCAATCGATGAACAGGAACGAATTCATATTCTTGGGGTAGGCAAAGCTCAAAGCGATGGCCTGAACCGGGGAGTGGTGGTAAACATCGACAAAACCGTAAATGCTATCAAAGATGCCATTGCCCAGGCTGAACTGGCTTCCGGTATCCAGGTAAATTCGGTTAATGTGGGTATTGCCGGCGATCATATCCGCAGCATGCGAAGCAAAGGTGTGATCACCATCAACAACAAAGACAATGAAATTACAGCTAAAGATGTGGAGCGTCTTCTTGAAGACTGCCAGCGCATCATGCTTCCGACTGACCAGCAGATTCTGCACGTGATTCCACAAGAATTTGTGGTGGACGGACAAGATGGAATCAGTGATCCGGTGGGAATGAGCGGCATGCGTATGGAAGCCGAAGTTCACATCATAACCGGACTGGTATCAGCGGCCAAAAATATCTATCGCTGTGTGGAACGCGCCGGATACCAGGTTGCCGACATCATTTTAGAACCGCTGGCTTCCTCTTACTCCGTATTGGATGAAGAGGAAAAAGAAGCCGGTGTGGTACTGGTGGATATCGGAGGTGGAACAACTGACGTAGCCATCTTCCAGGATAACACGATCCGCCACACGGCGGTAATTGCCATCGCCGGACAAAAAGTAACCGACGACATTCGTCTCGGGCTCAGCGTGCTTGACGATCAGGCCGAAACCCTGAAACGCAAGCACGGCGAAAGTTATGCTGATCTGATCGAAGAGGATGAAGTCATAACGGTACCCGGCATTGCGGGACGACCTCCCAAAGAAATTACCAAGAGTATTCTCGCTAAGATTGTTCAGGCTCGGATGGAAGAAATTCTGGAGATCGTGGGAATTGAAATCAAACGCAGCGGATATGCTGACTCCATGAGTGCCGGCGTCGTTATTACCGGCGGCGGATCGCTTGTGAAGAATGTATGTCCCCTTGCAAACGAAATATTAGGACTGGATGCCAAAGTGGGAATTCCATTAGGCATCACAGGTGGACTGAAAGAAGAAGTGAACAGCCCGATTTACGCTACCGGTGTAGGTCTGGTGATGCATGCCCTTCGTTCAGGAACCGCGAACAACCAAACGATGATGCCATCATCATCAAAAGGAACCAATGTTGAGCAGGTGATGCAAAAAATCACTGAGCGCATGAAAAGTTGGTTCAAAGAGCTTTAG